The Leptospira johnsonii genome window below encodes:
- a CDS encoding VOC family protein produces MQKATPFLMFDKGLEEALQFYSGIFKNMKIEKLTKLGGGMVSASFVIEGQKFLAFTGGPHFQFSEAFSIYISAETQEEIDNLYEKLSAGGIKQPCGWVKDKFGLSWQIIPPLLEKYLYDKDQEKAQRVMQAMLQMYKIEISKLQEAYDKN; encoded by the coding sequence ATGCAAAAAGCTACCCCATTTTTAATGTTCGATAAGGGCTTGGAAGAAGCACTCCAATTCTATTCTGGTATATTCAAAAATATGAAAATAGAAAAGCTTACAAAACTAGGCGGCGGAATGGTCTCTGCAAGTTTTGTGATAGAAGGCCAAAAATTTTTAGCTTTCACCGGAGGTCCTCATTTTCAATTTTCGGAAGCGTTTTCCATCTATATCAGCGCAGAGACTCAAGAAGAAATAGACAATCTGTATGAAAAACTTTCCGCGGGTGGGATCAAACAACCCTGCGGTTGGGTAAAAGATAAATTCGGTCTATCTTGGCAGATCATTCCTCCCCTTTTGGAAAAATATCTATATGATAAAGACCAGGAGAAGGCGCAAAGAGTCATGCAGGCAATGCTACAAATGTATAAGATAGAGATCTCTAAACTGCAGGAAGCTTACGATAAAAACTGA
- a CDS encoding arylesterase: protein MSRLSYYGFFSFLVIFSLFASCNKEGSEQEPKASPKMEIKSNGKKILFFGDSLTAGYGLNGPEESFVHLAALELQKKYPDLQYVNAGVSGDTTSGGLARLDWVLNTKYDVFVLELGANDSLRGLPTKMTEENLTRIIREARAKYPSIKILLIGMRTLPNMGPQYAKEFAALFPRISKKEKTEFMPFLLEGVAGDKRLNQDDGIHPTAEGHKILSKHLVPYLNKLLK, encoded by the coding sequence ATGAGCCGTTTATCGTATTATGGATTTTTTAGTTTTTTAGTAATCTTCTCTTTGTTTGCCTCTTGCAATAAAGAAGGATCCGAACAAGAACCAAAGGCCTCTCCTAAAATGGAAATAAAATCAAACGGCAAAAAGATACTGTTCTTTGGAGATAGTCTCACCGCAGGTTATGGATTGAATGGGCCGGAAGAATCCTTCGTTCACCTAGCCGCCTTAGAACTTCAAAAAAAATATCCGGATCTGCAATATGTAAATGCAGGAGTGAGCGGGGACACCACTTCCGGAGGGCTTGCAAGACTGGACTGGGTTTTGAATACAAAATACGATGTATTCGTTCTGGAACTCGGGGCAAACGATTCTTTGAGAGGACTTCCTACAAAGATGACTGAGGAGAATCTCACCAGGATCATTAGAGAAGCCAGAGCGAAATATCCTTCCATCAAAATTCTATTAATTGGAATGAGAACGCTTCCGAATATGGGTCCACAGTACGCAAAAGAATTTGCGGCACTATTTCCCAGGATCTCTAAAAAGGAAAAGACTGAGTTTATGCCATTCTTACTGGAAGGTGTTGCCGGAGACAAAAGGCTGAACCAAGACGATGGGATCCATCCCACTGCAGAAGGTCATAAGATCCTTTCCAAACATCTGGTTCCTTATTTGAACAAACTATTGAAATAG
- a CDS encoding molybdopterin-dependent oxidoreductase, whose amino-acid sequence MCGLRLEIEDNVVTAIRGDKEDKFSRGHLCAKGPELKNLYEDPDRLKFPLKRTQNGWEKVDWVTALSDIATKLVEIQNKYGNDSIAVYSGNPSVHNYGSMLFGQRFIGRLRTKNNYSATSVDQLPHQLLSYWMFGHQLLVPIPDIDRTNFFLILGGNPFASNGSLMTVPDVKKRLKEIQERGGKYVVIDPRKTETAVHADEHHFILPGTDAFFLLSIIDVLFKKNLTKKNSLIKEEDLEKLRSIAAKYPASETQKLTGIAAETVERIALEFSKAAGAVCYGRVGVSTQAFGALCQWLINSINCITGNMDSVGGAMFTLPAVDMIDPKGVMKSSPGSFHTYGSRVRDLPEFNEELPVAALAEEILTPGQGQVKALVTSAGNPILSTPNGSQLEKAVSNLEFMVSVDFYLNETTKHAHYILPPSSALEHDHYDLVFNVFAVRNTVRYNQPAFEPEEGMLHDWEIFSDLTKRIELLKSEKPLPKELIKTKITPSAIIDHALKSGPYGEKSGSSVGMSLELLKNSPHGVDLGALKPCFPDRLWTEEKMIRLVPKEVVSDLDRLAKYGQKLLADKNDNGSFLLIGRRHLRNNNSWMHNLPKLMTGKDRCTLMIHPEDALILGIKEEEEVFVQSRVGKIGLPAEITEEIMRGVVSIPHGFGHAKEGVSLQVASKFAGSSINDLTDDQVLDELSGNAAFSGIPVFLSKKSA is encoded by the coding sequence ATGTGCGGACTCCGACTCGAGATAGAAGACAATGTAGTAACCGCAATCAGAGGTGATAAAGAGGATAAGTTCAGTAGAGGCCATCTATGTGCCAAAGGACCTGAACTTAAAAATTTATACGAGGATCCGGATAGACTCAAATTTCCTTTAAAACGTACACAAAACGGATGGGAGAAGGTAGACTGGGTCACAGCTCTTAGCGATATCGCTACGAAACTTGTAGAGATCCAAAATAAATACGGAAACGATTCCATCGCTGTGTATAGCGGAAACCCAAGCGTTCATAATTACGGTTCCATGTTATTCGGCCAAAGGTTTATAGGACGCCTAAGAACAAAAAACAATTATTCTGCGACTTCTGTAGACCAACTTCCTCACCAATTACTTTCTTATTGGATGTTCGGTCACCAACTTCTGGTTCCGATCCCCGATATAGATAGGACCAATTTCTTTCTGATCTTGGGAGGAAATCCATTTGCATCTAACGGAAGTTTAATGACAGTTCCGGATGTTAAAAAGAGACTCAAAGAGATCCAGGAAAGAGGAGGAAAATACGTAGTTATAGATCCTAGAAAGACCGAAACTGCAGTTCATGCAGACGAACATCATTTCATCCTTCCTGGAACGGATGCTTTCTTCTTACTCTCCATTATAGATGTATTATTTAAGAAAAATTTAACAAAGAAAAATTCCCTAATTAAAGAAGAAGATCTAGAGAAACTGAGATCGATTGCCGCAAAATATCCCGCTTCTGAGACACAAAAGCTAACAGGTATCGCCGCAGAAACTGTGGAGCGGATCGCACTCGAATTTTCTAAGGCTGCGGGTGCAGTATGTTATGGTCGTGTAGGCGTTTCTACACAGGCATTCGGTGCACTTTGCCAATGGCTTATCAATTCTATTAACTGTATCACCGGAAATATGGACTCTGTGGGAGGTGCAATGTTCACTCTTCCCGCGGTGGACATGATAGATCCAAAAGGAGTGATGAAAAGTTCTCCCGGAAGTTTTCATACCTATGGTTCCAGAGTCAGGGACTTACCCGAGTTTAACGAAGAATTACCAGTCGCAGCCCTCGCTGAAGAAATTCTAACTCCTGGACAAGGCCAGGTTAAGGCGCTAGTAACTTCTGCAGGAAATCCTATACTTTCTACTCCGAACGGTTCTCAATTGGAGAAGGCGGTATCGAATCTAGAATTTATGGTAAGTGTGGACTTTTATTTAAATGAGACAACTAAGCATGCTCATTATATTCTTCCTCCTAGTTCCGCTTTGGAACATGACCATTACGATTTAGTGTTTAACGTTTTTGCAGTACGAAATACTGTCAGATACAACCAACCCGCTTTCGAACCGGAAGAAGGAATGTTGCACGATTGGGAAATCTTTTCGGATCTAACTAAAAGAATAGAGCTCTTAAAATCGGAAAAACCTTTGCCTAAAGAATTGATCAAGACCAAGATCACTCCTTCCGCGATCATAGATCATGCTTTGAAGTCGGGCCCTTACGGGGAAAAATCGGGATCTTCTGTAGGCATGAGTTTAGAACTTCTAAAAAACAGTCCTCATGGAGTGGATTTGGGAGCGTTGAAACCATGCTTTCCGGACAGACTATGGACAGAAGAAAAGATGATCCGACTTGTACCAAAAGAAGTGGTTTCAGATCTAGATCGATTGGCCAAATACGGACAAAAACTTCTCGCTGACAAAAATGATAACGGTTCTTTCTTACTGATAGGAAGAAGACATTTACGAAATAATAATTCATGGATGCATAATCTTCCAAAACTAATGACCGGAAAAGATCGCTGTACGCTCATGATCCATCCGGAAGATGCTCTTATACTCGGTATCAAAGAAGAAGAGGAAGTCTTTGTACAATCCAGAGTAGGTAAGATCGGATTACCTGCCGAAATCACCGAAGAGATAATGAGAGGGGTGGTAAGTATTCCTCACGGATTCGGACATGCTAAGGAAGGAGTCTCTTTGCAAGTCGCTTCTAAATTTGCTGGGTCTAGCATCAATGATTTGACTGACGATCAGGTTTTGGATGAACTTTCCGGAAATGCAGCATTTAGCGGCATCCCGGTGTTCCTAAGTAAAAAATCCGCTTAA